GGCGAGTCGCACAACCACGTGAGATCCCGGCACTCCGCGCGCATGGAGCCAGAGATCGTCGCTGCTCGCAAACCTGAATGTGAGGTCGTCATTCTCCCGGGCATTTCTTCCAACGAAAATGGGAAGCCCATCCGCCGAGGTAAAGCGCCGGAACGGCCCCCGGCGAGTCTGCAAGCCCGGCTTCGTACGATTGTCCGCAGGACCTCGGCCTTTGGAGCGCCCTGCTGAGAGGATGGCTGGTGGTCGCCAGGTTCCCAGCTTGATGGTATCGAGCTCGCGATGCATGGCCGCCAGCTCTGCGCGCCCAGCCTCGATCCTGGGATGAAGCTCCCGCTCCGATGCCAAATATTTTCGGTGCTTCCGAAAATAGTCGTCCATGTTGCCTTGCGGAGTTTTCGTGGGATCGAGCGGAATCGTCAGGCTTGGCAGTGAGTCCTCGAAATAATCGACGACAGTTACTTCTCGCTGTCCTCTCTTGATCAGATTGAGATTGGCCTTGAGCAGCTCGCCATATCGGCCATAGGTACGATACTTCGCCGCTTTCGTCAGGTCATCGTGCCAGGCATCGATGCGGCGCTGTAGCTTCTTGATCGATTTCTTCAGGGTTCCAAGCTTGGCGGCTCGGGCTTCGTCCAGCGACGCAGCGGCGTCCCTATCTTGATACGTGGCCTCAATCGCAGCAGACAGAGGGAAACGAGCGTCCGACACCGAATGAGCGACAGATATGGAAGAGGGGATACGTCGCGAGTGCGGCGCAAGGGCCGGCGGTTTGTAGGGTTGTCCCTGCCGATCTCTGGATCCTTTCAGTTCTCTCACGAGCCGCTCATCGCCATCGAGAACGAATAGATTCGCGGTTTTTCCCGTGAGTTCTGCTACGAGTGCGCGAGTCCCTGCCTTTGTAGTTAAATCGATCCGAACGATCCGATCATCTTGAATCTGGGTAATAGCATCGATGTGTGCACCTTGGAGATGGGCGCGCAGGAACTGGCAGAAGGGAGGAGGAGACACCGGGTTCTGCCTGGATGCGGTGATCAGGTGCAGGCGAGCCGTCTCAGGGAAGCAAGAGATCAGCAGACGATGGGTCAGTCCTGGTGTTCGAATTTCCAACACAATCGTGAGCGCGGCGGGCTGATGGATTTTCTGAATCCACCCTCCTGTGAGCACAGGAGCAACTTCCTCAAGAACCGCTGTGATTTCCCGAGCGCTTAGTGCCACGAAATGTCTCTTAATCGGCCATCCCTTGCAGAAACAGACCTGCAAGCTGCCGATGGATGTGCGGATAAACGCTTCGTGCCAGCACCTAAGTAATTCACGTCGACTCCGCCGCACGGGACCAATTCGGTCACACAGCGCTCATTCCTGTTTATCGTGCAGGCGGAGACACTCTACGATTCACTGCAAAAACCTGCAAGACGAGCAGTAAACGCGATGGCATTGCCCTTGCTTTATTCAGTAGTGGGCAGGGGATATCCAACTCCGATCGGGGAGGGTCCGATGCGATGTACCAAGTGTGAAGGTCTTATGGTGAGCGATCATCTCATTGATATAAAGGAAAGCAGCATCCCCATGTGGATGAAAGGATGGCGATGTATAGCCTGCGGCAACATCGTCGATCGCCTGATTCTCCGTCATCGGATGATTCAACGTGCCGGGTCGACACGGTTGTTGAAAGCGCACCCGTCAGGGCTGACCTCCCGAAAGCCCCTTAAAGCAGTTGCCTAGCTAGCCTCTGTGCACTGTTCGTGACTGTGCAGGGCTGGAACAGTTTCCTACACTCGCCCGACATCCTTCGCACACTCTTGTTCATTTCGCTAAGAAACTCGACTAGTTACGGATTCCATGGGAGGCTTAGTCCAAGGGCACTCCTCTTGCTGGTCTATTGGTAAAGAGAAGCAGGATTAGCCCAACACAATTCCGGAGATGAAAATGAAGTTATGCTGGATAGGCGATCGTTCGCGCTGGCTACAGGCCGGTATGCTATGTGTCCTTGCCGGCGGAATGGTGTCACTACAGGGCTGTCTTGCCGTGGCGTGGGTTGCGGTTGTCGGATTCGACTCACTCAGGACAAGCGACTTGACGTTCTGGCCGTTTGAACAATCGTGGGTTGCGCCACAGGAGACGGGAGCCGTCTCTGAACCTCATGTCAAAGTCAGCAGTGTGGCGGTCCTCCCGTTTGAGGGAGATGCTGAAATGGGAACCCGCCTTGCGGAGGTCCTGCAACAAGAGACCTCGCTCCGTGTCGAGGGGCCGGATCGAACACCAGTTGACATGTCCTCGACCGGTTCTCTCATTTCTAGGACCGATGACGCGGCTCGCACATCTCTCGCGAAAGCCGTGACACAGGAGCTCAACGTCGATACCGTCTTGATCGGTCGTGTTGCCGAGGCTCCTTCGCATCCGAGCGACTGGGGATGGAAGGAGGAAGAACGACGGCGTCTCTTCTTGTATCTGCTCGACCACGACGGCCATCTGCTCTGGAAAGATGAATTGCCATTTACAGTCACGAAGGGTACAAAGCCTCCCCTCGAAGCGACCGTGCAGACCAGCCTCGCGAACCATCTGAGAGACCACGTTCAAGAGCTCGGGCTAGACGAACTCGGATACCTGCCGATGAAATCCTCGTAGTCGTCTGCTTGCAGCCTCCTCCTTCCTCCGGTACAGTCGCGGCCTGAACGCATAGGGCATCGCGCAATGTCGTTGTTTGATTCCGCAGCCTTGGCTCGCGTGCAGGCTGAATTTCGTCTTTCGATGAAGGCGCTCTTGGCCGCGCTCTGTCAGGATCTGGATCAGCAATATACGAAGATCGCTCAATCATTATCATTGCCGGTAGGCTACTTCCGATTTCTCGGGCAAGTGATCGAACAAGACCAGTATGATCACTGGAAAGTAGTCGGCTGGGTCGAAGCGCTCAACGATCTTGTCTACTTTGTCGATCTGCTCCAGCAATATCGGGTCGAATTCGATCGCCGAGAATTCGCCGAGCAGCTATTGGTCGAATGTCAGAATAAATTCTTCGAAAACAGCTACATCGACGAGCTCTTTCCCCGTGGCGTACCCCAGCTTGCAGGACTGGAGAGCCGGCTTCATCGACTGTGCGTGCGGCTTTCCCAAGAAGTCAGGCAGGAAGCGCTGTTCTTAGTGCCGGGGCTGCCGAGCGAGTGGGTCAGCAAGCAGAAACGATCGGCATGGTGCGTCGAGGGAAACCTCGGCTGCAACTATGAGCGGGCGGAACCGGAAGGCGCCATTGCAGTGGGGATCGCCGGCGATTGGGTCGAAGGGTCAGCAGCCTCCAAGAAACGATTGGCCGAATCGAAGGGGCGATGCATCTTTGTTGTCGAACCGGACGGCATGTCCATTCTGGTGAGGCGCACTCGTGAACCTTTATATGTCATGAGAAATCGTGAAGTGATGTGGCACTGGGCCTATCGACCAACGATCATTCTCACACAGCGGAGGACAAAGCCTGTGACGGTAGGACCGACACTGGTCTATGGAAAAGACAGGCAACCACAGAGCGTCGATCGAACTGATCTCAAACAGGTGCAACGAATCAATCGAGCATGGGGAACCATCCGGCAGGCCTGGCCCGAGGAACAGTGGATCCTCACACTGTTCACCTCCCGAATCATTCCGCTCAGGGCGAAAGGCGTCGTGAGTTTCAGTTATCGGCATCGGCCCGGTCTGTCCTTCATCAACTGTTTTGATCGGGACGATCTGGACCTCATCGACGACCTCATCCATGAAAACAGCCATCACCATTTGAATCTGCTCCTGAGGAAGCATGTCTTATTTCTTGGCGACCATAATCAACAGATATTTTATTCACCCTGGCGGCGAAGCCTGCGCCCGCTGAGAGGCATTCTCCACGCGACCTTTACCTTCACAATGGGAGCGATACTCTTTGAACGGCTGTCAACGTGGGGGGCGAGAGGCGTGAGGCGAGGGGCGAGAGGTAAGAAGAGGTCAAATCGAAAGGAGAGTCTAATCCCACTGACG
This genomic window from Nitrospiraceae bacterium contains:
- a CDS encoding NFACT family protein, whose translation is MALSAREITAVLEEVAPVLTGGWIQKIHQPAALTIVLEIRTPGLTHRLLISCFPETARLHLITASRQNPVSPPPFCQFLRAHLQGAHIDAITQIQDDRIVRIDLTTKAGTRALVAELTGKTANLFVLDGDERLVRELKGSRDRQGQPYKPPALAPHSRRIPSSISVAHSVSDARFPLSAAIEATYQDRDAAASLDEARAAKLGTLKKSIKKLQRRIDAWHDDLTKAAKYRTYGRYGELLKANLNLIKRGQREVTVVDYFEDSLPSLTIPLDPTKTPQGNMDDYFRKHRKYLASERELHPRIEAGRAELAAMHRELDTIKLGTWRPPAILSAGRSKGRGPADNRTKPGLQTRRGPFRRFTSADGLPIFVGRNARENDDLTFRFASSDDLWLHARGVPGSHVVVRLAKGQDIPQETLRDAATLALLYSDFKKSGKGDVIYTRRKWVRKAKGHSAGAVTVTHDQSLVVTLDRVRLERLKTDSG
- a CDS encoding HEXXH motif-containing putative peptide modification protein, with product MSLFDSAALARVQAEFRLSMKALLAALCQDLDQQYTKIAQSLSLPVGYFRFLGQVIEQDQYDHWKVVGWVEALNDLVYFVDLLQQYRVEFDRREFAEQLLVECQNKFFENSYIDELFPRGVPQLAGLESRLHRLCVRLSQEVRQEALFLVPGLPSEWVSKQKRSAWCVEGNLGCNYERAEPEGAIAVGIAGDWVEGSAASKKRLAESKGRCIFVVEPDGMSILVRRTREPLYVMRNREVMWHWAYRPTIILTQRRTKPVTVGPTLVYGKDRQPQSVDRTDLKQVQRINRAWGTIRQAWPEEQWILTLFTSRIIPLRAKGVVSFSYRHRPGLSFINCFDRDDLDLIDDLIHENSHHHLNLLLRKHVLFLGDHNQQIFYSPWRRSLRPLRGILHATFTFTMGAILFERLSTWGARGVRRGARGKKRSNRKESLIPLTKAQVLRAHFRCLEELESVRYSIQDLEYADRHLGWLTGSGRRLVGQLAQAITKVGGKIMPHRKAVLRSKFGPSLRRHVEELKKARQTYGPVRLSRA